A window of Halovivax gelatinilyticus genomic DNA:
GCAACGCCGCTAACCCGCCTTTCTCCGGGCCACGACGACCACAAAGCTGGCACCGATACTCGTACTCCGTCAACACAGCCTCGCGCGTCGCCGGATCAACCGTTTCATGACACGCCGCAGGCCCACGCACATCAGTATCCTCATTCGTCGTCGATTCGCCACTCGATTCGCCGTGAGTTCGTCGATCAGTTTCTTGCATGTATCACGTACCGCTCGCATCACTCATCCTCGATTCAACCACCGCGCACCACGTGATGTATCGCTTCAAACCGCACCCCACTCCGAACCTCACCGCACATCACCGTCCAGCACTCCCGTCACCATCCACGAATCACCCGTTACGCGTACACGTCAACGACTTCAACTTGAAATCCGATTTCGAACAGTAGCGCTCCGCGAGCACCCCTAACTCGCGCGTCCGCAACACGTCCGCGACGTTATGCAACACGAGCGCCACGAACTCCCCGCGCTCAAACGCCGCCACCGCCTCACTACTCTCCACGAACGGATCCAACTCACCAACCGACCCCCCGCACAACGCATCGTACACGCCAACGAGATCCCGACACTCATCCCCACCTATCGTCGTGTTAAACCGTTTCGACACGACCGGTAGCAAATCCGTGTACGGTACCTCATCGAACGGCCACGCAACATCATTCATCGAAAGCCGCGTCCGTAAAAACGGTAAATCGAACCCGGATCGCCACGTCTCACCATTAAACGCCGCCAACAACACGTCATCACCAGCCAACCGGTCACGCGAAAACGCACCCACCGCCTCCAACAACGCCGCCTCAGACGCGTGCACCGACAACTGCACATGACACTCCACGCGATCCTGCACCCTCGACTCCAAACCACTCGCATCCCGACCACCCGACTGAACGAACACGCGCACCCCTAACGGGAACGCGAACCCAGCAACCGTCACCTCATCACGAACCGAGAACCCAGTCGTCTCAATATCAAACGCCACCAACTCCAACACCATCACGCCTCACCTCCACCCGTCACGCCAACCCGATCCGGAACGCGATCCTCACCCGCCGGCCTGACACGGAACTCACCGAACCCGAACCGCGAATGCGTCCCGACACGAACCACACCGTTACGCGCCGTCCCAACCGGATCATCACCCGCATACCAAACCACCTGCCCATGATCAACCGTTCGAAGCGAAAACACGTCCTCACCCTGCACGAGGCGCTCCTCACGCTCACGCAACCCATCACGCTCAACACCCCACCACCACGGCACCGACTGACCATCCGCCCCCGGGAACTCACTCGCCAACACGAACGGCGACACCAACTCCAACACGAACCCACCAGACCCGGAACGCGACACACGCCGATAATCCAACTCGTCAAGATCAACCACCTGCGAATCCACCAGCGACAACTCACCGAACCCGTAATTCCGCGCCCCACCAACACGCACCCCATCCAACACCTCACGAGACACCGGAACCACGTCACGCCCCCCAGACTCACCATGCAAATAACACTGCACGAACCACCGAACCGACCGCTTCGACGTCCGCACCTCCGGCGGCCGCCCAAACCACAACTTCGACCCGAACGCCACGCGCCCACCATGCGTCACCAACGGGTGCACATTATGCGCATCCCGCGGCCGCGACGACTTCAACCAACGCTGCGCCGCATCACGAAACACGAACAAATCATCGTACCGCTCAACCGGCGGTAACGACCCGCCAACCTTCCCCAACGAACCAGACCACGAATGCCACGACGGCGCATCACCGTACTCACCCGGAACGAACACGCCGTGACTCACGCACAACGCCCGGCGCGTCACCGCATCCACGCGACGCGAAATCGCGTTCCACAACGCATGCCCCGACACGTAAAACGGGTTCCCCGCGTAATCCGTCTCCACCTCGAACAACACCTGCTGAATCCGCGTCACACCAACCACCCCGCACACACCCCGTTTCCACTGCCACACCCAACACAACCCCTCACACCACCACACACGCAACCAGCGCTCACCATCACCCCTCCACCTCCCACGCACCACGCACACCGTCACTACCCAACTCGAACCGAGCAACGAAATCCTCGATGTACTGTAACGCAACCGACCACGACCGGATCCGACGCAACTGCGCATCCAACACCATCAACTCCCGCCGATCCACCTCGAACGGACGACCCGACAACCGCGACCACGTATCCGCAAACGACCGCGCCGGCCCCGACCCAAGCCGCGCCACCACCCCACCCGCCGGCTCACCCGTCACCCGCAACGACACCACCGGCGACCACAACACCGTCCGAAACGGCACCACCACACCACTCTTAACTGCCGCATCCACCCCACCCCTCACCGCACACGCCTCACCCGGCACCGCCTCCAAAAACAACTCATCAAACCCGTACCCAGCTCGGTAACAATCCAGCAACGCACCCGCCAACAACACGTGGAACTTCAACGACGTGTACGGGTAACACACCGACTCGTTAACCAACGACGCCACATCACTCGTCAACCACGCCGCATGCAACCGTTCAGCACCCGACCGGCAAACCAACCCCTCCACCTCAGCAGCCGTCGCCACGCCACCGCCCGACTCACCCACCGACTCACCACTCAACAACGATAACCGGTACGGCGACGCGTGATTCGACACCGTCTGCTCCGGTTCCCCAGACGGTCGACTCAACAACGCCGCATCCCGATCCGCACCCAACGGCACCGCCTCATTCACCCGTACACCCGCGAACTCATCAACCCCCGAACCATGACGCCGCCCACGCAACTTATGCACATCATGCCTGTACACCGCCACCAACGAACCCACACCCACATCACTCGCAGCGCCACCGACCCCAGACTCGTTCACCATCACGACCCGCCTCCAGACACACCGCTACGAT
This region includes:
- a CDS encoding ribonuclease H-like domain-containing protein; the protein is MVLELVAFDIETTGFSVRDEVTVAGFAFPLGVRVFVQSGGRDASGLESRVQDRVECHVQLSVHASEAALLEAVGAFSRDRLAGDDVLLAAFNGETWRSGFDLPFLRTRLSMNDVAWPFDEVPYTDLLPVVSKRFNTTIGGDECRDLVGVYDALCGGSVGELDPFVESSEAVAAFERGEFVALVLHNVADVLRTRELGVLAERYCSKSDFKLKSLTCTRNG